Proteins encoded within one genomic window of Bradyrhizobium sp. AZCC 1719:
- a CDS encoding FliM/FliN family flagellar motor switch protein → MATLDKVSVDLMVVLGTTTMPIHQVMRLSRGAIIELDATEADEVKILANNLPIASGVVLVDRNRIAVEVKQMLPKSPDVR, encoded by the coding sequence GTGGCCACCCTCGATAAAGTCAGCGTCGATCTCATGGTGGTGCTCGGCACCACGACCATGCCCATCCACCAGGTGATGCGGCTTTCCCGCGGCGCCATCATCGAACTGGACGCCACCGAGGCGGACGAGGTCAAGATCCTCGCCAATAACTTGCCCATTGCCTCCGGCGTGGTGCTGGTCGATCGCAACCGCATCGCGGTCGAAGTCAAGCAAATGCTGCCGAAATCCCCTGATGTCAGGTAG